One genomic window of Eleginops maclovinus isolate JMC-PN-2008 ecotype Puerto Natales chromosome 12, JC_Emac_rtc_rv5, whole genome shotgun sequence includes the following:
- the LOC134873361 gene encoding protein STIP1 homolog, translated as MEKQANLKEKFSIFGSRTAGRPIRCVSGDDGARCGLSKAEFMEKVQQSNEACQRGDFQAAVHLYTNTLEADPQNCILYSNRSAARLKLGQNQAALEDAEKACELNPKWPKGL; from the exons TTTTCCATCTTCGGTTCTCGGACAGCGGGCAGACCTATCCGATGTGTTTCTGGAGACGATGGTGCCAGATGTGGGCTCAGCAAAGCAGAGTTCATGGAGAAAGTGCAGCAGAGCAACGAGGCGTGTCAGCGAGGTGACTTTCAGGCGGCCGTCCACTTGTACACCAACACCTTGGAGGCTGACCCACAGAACTGCATCCTGTACAGTAACCGCTCAGCAGCCCGTCTCAAACTGGGACAGAACCAGGCGGCGCTGGAGGACGCTGAAAAAGCCTGCGAGCTCAATCCCAAGTGGCCCAAG GGACTATAG